Proteins encoded in a region of the Inquilinus sp. KBS0705 genome:
- a CDS encoding tetratricopeptide repeat protein → MKSTIILLLFIGYSITCLSQEKVDNAVLLDYYQNQRFADASDYLKKIYTEPVTDVKALSQLAYTSQMAGRLPDAEGYYQRIYDADSTNKGVLYSLGSINLRRGNITKAETYYKRIIASDTSNFIVYKQLAQISHDKNNIDDNIYYLQKANLLNPAEPDVASDLSDIYVNLKLTTPAEKVLNLAIAADPENIVLLNSLMKLEYAQKKWPETINTCLKLIDNGNQSGQVLIKLGVAYYNTKNYECSVAAFADMDEIARNETSYYYTALAYKALKDQPMGIFNLNKAITEGVSPNVGAYYGEIADSNEKLFKYKKAVLAYQKSLQFNESAMVYYSLANVYDTNLNDKKAAVKYYKLYLATKPSVSQKPFIDYSKSRIAILRSR, encoded by the coding sequence ATGAAATCTACTATCATCTTACTCCTATTTATAGGGTATTCGATTACTTGTTTATCGCAAGAAAAAGTTGACAACGCGGTATTATTAGATTACTACCAAAACCAGCGCTTCGCGGATGCATCAGATTATCTAAAGAAGATATATACCGAACCGGTTACCGATGTAAAGGCATTATCACAATTGGCGTATACTTCGCAAATGGCCGGCCGCCTTCCCGATGCCGAAGGTTATTACCAGCGCATATACGATGCAGATTCGACTAATAAGGGTGTACTATATAGCCTGGGTAGCATCAATCTCCGTCGGGGCAACATCACTAAGGCCGAAACTTATTATAAAAGGATAATTGCCAGCGACACCAGTAACTTTATAGTATACAAACAACTGGCGCAAATAAGCCATGATAAAAACAACATCGACGACAATATATATTACCTGCAAAAGGCTAATCTGCTTAACCCAGCCGAGCCAGATGTAGCATCGGACTTAAGCGATATATATGTTAATTTGAAGCTAACTACTCCGGCGGAGAAAGTTTTAAACCTGGCTATAGCTGCCGACCCTGAAAACATTGTGTTACTTAACAGCCTTATGAAACTGGAATACGCGCAAAAAAAATGGCCCGAAACTATTAACACCTGCCTTAAATTAATAGATAATGGTAATCAGTCGGGCCAGGTATTAATTAAATTGGGGGTAGCTTATTACAATACCAAAAATTACGAATGCAGTGTTGCTGCCTTTGCCGATATGGATGAAATTGCCCGTAACGAAACAAGCTATTATTATACTGCATTGGCTTACAAAGCGCTAAAAGATCAGCCTATGGGCATATTTAATTTAAACAAAGCAATTACCGAGGGTGTATCGCCAAATGTTGGGGCCTATTACGGCGAAATAGCCGATAGTAACGAAAAACTGTTTAAGTATAAAAAGGCGGTGTTGGCCTATCAAAAAAGTCTGCAGTTTAACGAGAGTGCCATGGTTTACTATTCGCTGGCTAATGTTTACGATACCAATTTAAATGATAAAAAAGCCGCTGTAAAATACTACAAGTTATACCTGGCAACCAAACCGTCTGTTAGCCAAAAGCCGTTTATAGATTATTCTAAAAGCCGTATAGCAATACTGCGCAGCCGTTAA